From the genome of Tolypothrix sp. NIES-4075:
TTCCTCTATTGTGTCTGCTTTTTTTGCATATGTAGTCAGCGTTTCAGCGCTGACGCGAACTTACGGCTTAATATTGTTGCTCAAAATTTGAATTTGCGTGTCGGGATAGTAGAACTGGAGAATTTTTGCACTTGCCCAACCGAGTTTAGCTAAACTTTGAGCGCCAGTTTGACTCAAACCAACTCCATGTCCTAAACCACCGCCAATAAAAGCATATCCCCACAGAGCAGATTCGCCTTTGTTCAAGGGTTGCAGATAAAAAAGTGTACTTCTGGGTGCGGCAAAGGCGCTACGAACTTCATCTTTGTATAAACTAAAAGTGCCAATATCAGTTTTGACGTTTAGTTTGAGTATGCGTCCGCTTTTACTGCGCTCTACTACTGTCATTTCTTGAACGGTCTTAAACTTGGCAAAGGGACTCTTTTTGACTGTGAGAAATTTCTGCAAGCCTTTGGTAATATCTTCGAGGCTGCTTTCTTTATGCCAGCGAAACAGTTCGCGATCGCTTTCGTTAAATCCCTCTTTGCGATTGATAAACCGCTTAAAGTTCTCTTCGGAAGCTAAACTCTCATCCGATAAACTCCAAAAATTAACCGCAGCATCCAGCACCGGTCGTAAATATGGGCGATCGTCACCATTCCAAACATCGCTAAACGAAGCTGTCACACCGCCTGTGGTGGAAGAATATAATGCATCCACTAGCTGATTTTGATAAGTTAGTACCATCCCCCTTGTGGAAGCGATCGCTTTATCTGTGGCGGGAGAAACATCATTCAGCCCATAATAAACTTGGCAGTGAGTGTCCGCACACAGTTGATAATTATCTACTTCAAATCTGCGTACATTCCGCAAGACATAAGTCCGCGCCAAAATCGCTTGTGCTTCTAGTGAGGCTACAGGCGCCGAATTGCCAATTTCATAAGGCACAACCCCGCGCAAATAAGTTTCTAAAGGCACTTCGTTGACTAAAGTGTAAGTACCATAGGCATTTGACTGTAACTCTAGGCTTCCTGGATAAAGACGAGCATTTTCTGGTTTTTTACCTTCATTCACCCGAATCAAGTTTTTATCGGCGCTAATTTCCAGCTTATTCGGGCTGTAGCGCTTGCCATTTACCACCCAACTCACTCGCGGCACTTGTTTGATTATTTGGGTGTCAATAAATACCGTTGTTGTCTTTGTATTTTTTTGCACGCTTTGCAATAGCAAGCGCCGCAATAACGGAGTTTTGTATACATCGCGTTTTGCCCAAACTTGCCAGCGTTCTGGCTGGGCTATTTCTACTTGTATTCCCTTTTTCCGCCAGCTTTGGGCGTTGTCTTCCGCAGTTTCAAAGGTACGGAAAGTGCCTAAAACTACTTTCTCCTCAACTATCGCTTGAGGTAAAGGTTGCATAACTGTTTCTAATTTTACCGGGTTAGTGGTAACTAGGGTTTGCTCTGTTTTGTTGACTGTAAATTTCAGCTTTAAGCGATCGCCTTTTGTCGGCTCTAGTTGCAGTTGCTCTGTGGGTTTATCTCCAAATCGCTGCACAATCCCAATTCTTAGTTCTACATCTTTTGCTTTGCTCCCAGGACTTGATGCACCAGTCAGCCCCAATAAGCAAAATGCTGTCAGTACAGTGTAAGAAAAACGCCATAAGGTGATTTTCATCGTCACTGACTTGATTGTGCCCCCAGTCTGATTTTGGGGTGGATGATCGATTTGCTTTACAGCGTAGTGGTTTTGTCGCATGAGCTACCTAATGATATCATTGCTTATTTTGCATAAAAACTTGCAAAATAAAGTCATAACGATTATGATTTATGTAGAAGCACAAAAAAAGAACTAGACAAGGATATCCCTTATGGTTAGGGTACAAGAAATTCCACTAAATCAGATAAAACGTCCTTTACCCCGTGCCAACGATCCGCAAAAAGTGCAAGCCTTGATGGAATCAATTGGTGCGATCGGGCAGCAAGAACCGATAGATGTCCTAGAAGTAGATGGACAGTATTATGGCTTTTCAGGTTGCCATCGTTACGAAGCTTGCCAGCGCTTAGGCAAAGAAACAGTCTTAGCCAGAGTCCGCAAAGCACCCAAGAGTGTTTTGAAGATGCATTTGGCGTAAGATTTGTTAATTGTTGGTTGATAGTTGTTGGTTGATAGTTGTTGGTTAATAGTTGGTGGTTGATAGTTAGAGCGTCAATATTGCTTGAACACTAAACACACTCCCCCTAACAACTAACTACTATCCACTATCCACGCTCCAACCAACCCCCAACAACTAACCCCTAACAATCAACTAATAATCCGGAGAATTTTATGCAAACGCAAGCAACAGCCAAAAACGTAAATATTGGCATTGATGATACCAGTCGCGCTAAAATTGCCGAGGGGTTGTCTCGCCTTTTAGCTGACACTTATACGCTGTATCTGAAAACTCACAATTTCCACTGGAATGTCAAAGGACCGATGTTTCAAACTTTGCATCTTATGTTTGAGACACAGTATACAGAGTTAGCTCTAGCAGTTGATTTAATTGCCG
Proteins encoded in this window:
- a CDS encoding SpoIID/LytB domain-containing protein; amino-acid sequence: MRQNHYAVKQIDHPPQNQTGGTIKSVTMKITLWRFSYTVLTAFCLLGLTGASSPGSKAKDVELRIGIVQRFGDKPTEQLQLEPTKGDRLKLKFTVNKTEQTLVTTNPVKLETVMQPLPQAIVEEKVVLGTFRTFETAEDNAQSWRKKGIQVEIAQPERWQVWAKRDVYKTPLLRRLLLQSVQKNTKTTTVFIDTQIIKQVPRVSWVVNGKRYSPNKLEISADKNLIRVNEGKKPENARLYPGSLELQSNAYGTYTLVNEVPLETYLRGVVPYEIGNSAPVASLEAQAILARTYVLRNVRRFEVDNYQLCADTHCQVYYGLNDVSPATDKAIASTRGMVLTYQNQLVDALYSSTTGGVTASFSDVWNGDDRPYLRPVLDAAVNFWSLSDESLASEENFKRFINRKEGFNESDRELFRWHKESSLEDITKGLQKFLTVKKSPFAKFKTVQEMTVVERSKSGRILKLNVKTDIGTFSLYKDEVRSAFAAPRSTLFYLQPLNKGESALWGYAFIGGGLGHGVGLSQTGAQSLAKLGWASAKILQFYYPDTQIQILSNNIKP
- a CDS encoding ParB N-terminal domain-containing protein — protein: MVRVQEIPLNQIKRPLPRANDPQKVQALMESIGAIGQQEPIDVLEVDGQYYGFSGCHRYEACQRLGKETVLARVRKAPKSVLKMHLA